The following proteins are encoded in a genomic region of alpha proteobacterium U9-1i:
- a CDS encoding thioredoxin domain-containing protein EC-YbbN (FIG000875): MTFMDAAAATDPIKDGTDQGFMADVIEPSREAPVIVDFWAPWCGPCRTLQPALEKAVRAAKGKVRLVKINIDENPGVAGQLGVRSIPAVYAFDKGRPVDGFMGAIPESQIKLFVDKLAGADMSADLEEFFAQAAESLALNDFGGAAQGFAQVLQIDPENVKALAGMARVYLLTGEPEQAREILDVIPLEKANDPDVAGVRAALDLAAQAGGGDDTSALLHAVRTNPADHQARFDLAGALAAKGDLAGAADELLAIIEAKRDWNEDAARLQLLKIFEAAGAMSDVAKNGRRRLSALLFS, translated from the coding sequence ATGACTTTCATGGACGCCGCGGCCGCCACCGACCCGATCAAAGACGGCACGGACCAGGGCTTCATGGCCGACGTGATCGAGCCGTCGCGCGAGGCGCCGGTGATCGTTGATTTTTGGGCGCCCTGGTGCGGACCCTGCCGGACATTGCAGCCCGCGCTCGAAAAAGCCGTGCGCGCGGCGAAGGGCAAAGTTCGGCTGGTGAAAATCAATATCGATGAGAACCCAGGTGTCGCGGGCCAACTCGGCGTGCGCTCCATCCCGGCCGTATACGCGTTCGACAAGGGCCGCCCGGTGGATGGCTTCATGGGCGCGATCCCGGAAAGCCAGATCAAGCTTTTCGTCGATAAGCTCGCTGGCGCCGATATGAGCGCCGACTTGGAAGAGTTCTTCGCACAGGCTGCGGAAAGCCTTGCGCTCAATGATTTTGGCGGTGCAGCGCAAGGCTTCGCGCAAGTGCTGCAGATCGATCCCGAAAACGTCAAAGCGCTCGCGGGTATGGCGCGGGTTTATCTGCTGACCGGCGAGCCTGAGCAAGCGCGCGAGATTCTCGACGTGATCCCTCTGGAAAAAGCCAACGATCCGGACGTCGCCGGCGTCCGCGCGGCGCTTGATCTCGCCGCGCAAGCGGGCGGCGGCGATGATACCTCAGCGTTGCTGCACGCAGTGCGGACCAATCCGGCGGACCATCAAGCGCGTTTCGACTTGGCAGGCGCGCTCGCCGCAAAGGGTGATCTCGCCGGCGCGGCGGACGAATTGCTCGCGATCATTGAAGCCAAGCGCGATTGGAATGAAGACGCGGCGCGCTTGCAGCTGCTGAAGATTTTCGAAGCCGCGGGCGCAATGTCCGACGTGGCGAAGAATGGCCGCCGCCGCCTTTCAGCGTTGCTGTTCTCATGA
- a CDS encoding positive regulator of CheA protein activity, which produces MIEDAMNETKQTLELLLFRIGAQEYCVDIQEVREIRGWAVATPLPQAPAYVRGVVNLRGAVLPIVDLADRLGFGAAEPNVRSAIIVVEAGAALVGLLVDEVSEILSASPDALRPTPPVCEDGRSFVKGILVVEDRLVSWIVLENVLPQDLAEAA; this is translated from the coding sequence GTGATCGAGGACGCCATGAACGAGACCAAGCAAACCCTGGAATTGCTGCTGTTCCGCATTGGCGCGCAGGAATACTGCGTCGATATCCAGGAGGTTCGCGAGATTCGCGGCTGGGCGGTGGCGACGCCCTTGCCACAAGCGCCGGCCTATGTGCGCGGCGTGGTGAACCTTCGTGGCGCCGTGCTGCCAATCGTCGATCTCGCGGATCGGCTGGGCTTCGGCGCCGCCGAACCAAACGTGCGCAGCGCGATCATCGTCGTGGAGGCGGGCGCCGCTCTGGTCGGCCTGCTGGTCGACGAGGTTTCGGAAATCCTCTCAGCTTCGCCGGACGCATTGCGGCCCACCCCGCCCGTCTGTGAGGACGGTCGCTCGTTCGTGAAGGGCATTCTGGTGGTCGAGGATCGGCTGGTGAGCTGGATCGTGCTCGAAAACGTTCTGCCGCAAGACTTGGCCGAGGCGGCCTGA
- a CDS encoding hypothetical protein (FIG042921;~similarity to aminoacyl-tRNA editing enzymes YbaK, ProX) produces the protein MAYLDALGIAHATTRHRPVFTVDEGADLKAKMPGGHSKNLFLKDKKGAIYLFSALGDSVIDLNAVSKLIGAGRFSFGSAELLMDYLGVTPGSVTLFALINDRQQRVRVLLDEGFFGHALVNFHPLTNDATTAISPAHMLAFLAATRHAPTRIALARDGTPSLVAPMIDQDDAPAHVEGQRKDPIA, from the coding sequence TTGGCCTATCTCGACGCCCTGGGCATCGCTCACGCCACCACGCGTCACCGGCCCGTATTCACCGTGGATGAAGGCGCGGATCTCAAGGCGAAGATGCCTGGCGGGCACTCCAAGAATTTGTTCTTAAAGGACAAAAAAGGCGCGATCTACCTGTTCAGCGCGCTCGGCGATAGCGTCATTGATCTCAACGCCGTGTCCAAGCTCATCGGCGCCGGCCGCTTCAGCTTCGGCTCGGCTGAGCTGTTGATGGACTACTTGGGCGTCACGCCCGGATCGGTGACGCTGTTTGCGCTGATCAACGATCGCCAACAGCGCGTGCGCGTGCTTTTGGACGAGGGCTTCTTCGGCCACGCCCTGGTCAACTTCCACCCCCTCACCAACGACGCCACCACGGCGATTTCCCCAGCCCACATGCTCGCCTTTCTCGCCGCCACCAGACACGCGCCGACACGCATTGCGCTTGCGCGCGATGGAACACCAAGTCTGGTTGCGCCGATGATTGATCAGGACGATGCGCCAGCCCATGTTGAGGGCCAACGTAAGGATCCCATTGCATGA
- a CDS encoding methyl-accepting chemotaxis protein, whose product MGMFSGREKREQVLAASKELEAKLAAIGRSQALIEFKPDGTILWANENFLGAMGYSLAEIVGQHHRIFMPSEDRNSELYREFWQKLQAGQFSAQVFRRVNKTGADIYIQASYNPVLDANGVTIKVIKIAADVTAQEQSRLRLEADRQAKEAEQNRVVAALASALKGLSEGDLTATIDQAFPESYERLRIDYNAAVKTLQEAIGAAIESAHGMHAGTTDLAAAADALSRRTEQQASSLEQTAASLDEITSTVGTTAQGANHANTVVRQARAEGERSGEIVKTAVTAMGEIHRSSNQIGRIIGVIDEIAFQTNLLALNAGVEAARAGEAGRGFAVVASEVRGLAQRSSEAAREIKVLVSTAAEEVAKGVDLVNATGQSLGGIVSQIGEISTIVEQIATASQEQATALRHVNTAINQMDQMTQQNAAMVEESTAASTTLAQEAQQLASLMQRFQVAQAAPSAHAALQDIRQRRRA is encoded by the coding sequence ATGGGCATGTTCTCTGGTCGCGAAAAGCGCGAACAGGTTTTGGCTGCATCCAAAGAATTGGAAGCGAAGCTCGCCGCGATCGGACGGTCGCAAGCGCTCATCGAGTTCAAGCCCGATGGCACGATCCTGTGGGCCAACGAAAATTTCCTCGGCGCCATGGGCTATTCTCTGGCCGAGATAGTCGGTCAGCATCACCGCATTTTCATGCCAAGCGAAGACCGCAACAGTGAGCTGTATCGCGAGTTTTGGCAGAAACTCCAGGCGGGGCAGTTCTCAGCTCAGGTTTTCCGGCGCGTGAACAAGACGGGCGCCGACATTTACATCCAGGCCTCCTACAATCCGGTGCTCGATGCGAACGGCGTCACGATCAAGGTGATCAAGATCGCCGCCGACGTCACCGCGCAAGAGCAGAGTCGCTTGCGCCTCGAAGCGGATCGCCAAGCTAAGGAAGCCGAACAGAACCGCGTCGTCGCCGCTCTGGCGAGCGCACTCAAAGGACTCTCCGAAGGGGACCTCACCGCAACGATCGATCAGGCCTTCCCGGAAAGCTACGAACGGCTGCGCATCGATTACAACGCCGCCGTAAAAACGCTGCAGGAGGCCATCGGCGCCGCGATCGAATCCGCGCACGGCATGCACGCTGGCACGACAGACCTCGCCGCCGCTGCCGATGCCCTGTCGCGCCGCACCGAGCAGCAGGCGTCGAGCCTTGAGCAAACGGCCGCATCGCTGGACGAAATCACCTCCACCGTCGGCACCACGGCGCAGGGCGCCAATCACGCCAACACCGTCGTGCGCCAAGCGCGCGCCGAGGGCGAGCGCTCCGGCGAAATCGTCAAGACGGCTGTCACCGCCATGGGAGAGATCCATCGTTCGTCCAATCAGATCGGCCGCATCATCGGTGTGATCGATGAAATCGCCTTCCAGACAAACCTGCTGGCGCTTAACGCGGGCGTTGAAGCGGCGCGCGCTGGCGAAGCTGGGCGCGGTTTTGCCGTTGTCGCCAGCGAGGTGCGAGGCCTGGCGCAGCGTTCGTCGGAGGCCGCGCGCGAGATCAAGGTGTTGGTGTCCACGGCGGCCGAGGAGGTGGCCAAGGGTGTCGATCTGGTCAACGCAACGGGCCAATCTCTTGGCGGCATCGTCAGCCAGATCGGCGAGATCAGCACCATTGTCGAGCAAATCGCCACCGCCTCACAAGAGCAGGCGACCGCGCTCCGCCATGTCAACACCGCCATCAACCAGATGGATCAGATGACGCAACAAAACGCGGCGATGGTGGAAGAAAGCACCGCCGCCAGCACAACGCTCGCCCAAGAAGCGCAGCAACTCGCGTCCTTGATGCAGCGCTTTCAAGTGGCGCAGGCGGCGCCGTCCGCTCACGCCGCGCTGCAGGACATTCGCCAACGCCGGCGCGCGTGA
- a CDS encoding protein YcaR (FIG002473), whose translation MNTDIDPKLLEVLVCPQTRGALRYDKQRQELVSEKARLAYPVRDGVAIMLVDEARELGADE comes from the coding sequence ATGAATACGGACATCGATCCCAAGCTGCTTGAAGTGCTCGTCTGTCCACAGACGCGCGGTGCATTGCGCTACGACAAGCAGCGTCAGGAATTGGTGAGTGAGAAAGCGCGCCTCGCCTACCCGGTGCGAGACGGCGTCGCGATCATGCTTGTGGATGAAGCGCGCGAGCTTGGAGCAGATGAATGA
- a CDS encoding probable NADH-dependent flavin oxidoreductase yqiG — protein MTSLFDPLPFQRGAPLKNRFMLAPLTNLQSHPDGVLSDDEFKWLVKRAEGGFGLTMTCAASVQFEGIGFPGQLGVYHDRHLPGLTRLAEAINAQGSHSVVQLHHSGMRSMENVIGRKPQCPSDDAETGAIAMTLDEIKHTVDCFVSAAARAEKAGFQGAELHGAHGYLLAQFFSPQYNRREDAYGGSPENRARILFEIIDGVRAATGPNFTLGVRLSPERFGQKLDEVVAIAQRIMDDAKLDYIDMSLWDAFKQPQDEAFQTKSLAAWFTELKRGKVKLGAAGKIFTGAQAAQILEMGFDFAIVGRGAILHHDFPKRVAADAAFASVRTPVTADYLRNEGLGEAFVNYMRTWKGFVEEAAA, from the coding sequence ATGACATCATTATTCGATCCGCTTCCGTTTCAGCGCGGCGCGCCGCTGAAAAACCGCTTCATGCTCGCCCCGCTCACAAATCTGCAAAGCCATCCGGATGGCGTGTTGAGCGATGATGAGTTCAAATGGCTCGTCAAACGCGCCGAGGGCGGCTTCGGTTTGACCATGACGTGCGCGGCGTCAGTACAGTTCGAGGGCATCGGCTTTCCAGGCCAGCTCGGCGTCTATCACGATCGGCATCTGCCAGGCCTGACGCGCTTGGCGGAGGCGATCAACGCGCAAGGCTCGCACTCGGTGGTGCAACTTCACCACAGCGGGATGCGGTCGATGGAAAATGTCATTGGGCGGAAGCCGCAATGTCCATCCGACGATGCGGAAACTGGCGCCATCGCGATGACGCTCGATGAAATCAAACACACCGTCGATTGCTTCGTTAGCGCGGCGGCGCGCGCCGAGAAGGCGGGTTTTCAGGGCGCGGAGTTGCACGGCGCACATGGTTATCTGCTCGCGCAATTCTTCAGCCCGCAATACAATCGCCGCGAGGACGCCTATGGCGGATCGCCCGAGAACCGCGCGCGTATCTTGTTTGAAATCATTGACGGGGTTCGCGCTGCCACGGGGCCGAACTTCACGCTCGGCGTTCGCCTTTCACCAGAGCGGTTCGGGCAGAAGCTCGACGAAGTCGTCGCGATCGCACAGCGCATCATGGATGATGCCAAGCTCGATTACATCGACATGTCGCTCTGGGACGCGTTCAAGCAGCCGCAGGATGAAGCGTTTCAGACCAAGAGCCTCGCCGCGTGGTTCACCGAGCTCAAGCGCGGCAAGGTGAAGCTCGGCGCGGCGGGAAAGATATTCACCGGCGCGCAGGCCGCACAAATTCTCGAGATGGGGTTCGATTTCGCGATCGTCGGCCGCGGCGCGATCTTGCATCATGATTTTCCGAAGCGTGTAGCGGCGGATGCGGCCTTCGCTTCGGTACGCACGCCCGTGACGGCCGATTATTTGCGCAACGAGGGCTTGGGCGAGGCGTTCGTCAACTACATGCGCACATGGAAAGGTTTCGTCGAAGAGGCGGCTGCCTGA
- a CDS encoding hypothetical protein (FIG00481483), whose product MCYQVDPSAAPLVPGTPDREWMDRFSDRHPYRCLPLVVANTTGWELQSPVSFTASWNGGPRMEDIRLDPDGDTPRALLDRWAVSHFSGGVLTFHTGYLFRTEPGWDLQVAGPPNHIKDGIQPLVGVVETYWLPFPFTMNWRFTRPGMISFKKGEPFCFITPIPHEQIDAFEPIVKSISDDPELQRQYMAWGESRTNFLNKLSDKESDAVKHGWQRDYFRGRTPEGHVAPDSHINRRRLKPPRKAGPGE is encoded by the coding sequence ATGTGTTATCAGGTCGATCCGTCGGCCGCTCCGCTGGTTCCGGGAACGCCCGACCGGGAATGGATGGACCGCTTCTCCGATCGACACCCGTACCGCTGCCTGCCGCTGGTGGTGGCCAACACAACGGGCTGGGAGCTGCAATCTCCCGTGTCGTTCACGGCGTCCTGGAATGGTGGCCCCCGCATGGAGGACATCCGCCTCGATCCCGACGGCGACACCCCGCGCGCTTTGCTGGATCGCTGGGCGGTGTCGCATTTCTCCGGCGGCGTGCTGACATTCCACACCGGCTACCTTTTCCGCACAGAACCCGGCTGGGACCTCCAAGTCGCCGGCCCGCCGAACCACATCAAGGACGGCATTCAGCCGTTGGTCGGCGTTGTCGAAACGTATTGGCTGCCGTTTCCGTTCACGATGAACTGGCGTTTCACGCGGCCGGGCATGATCTCGTTCAAGAAGGGCGAGCCGTTCTGTTTCATCACGCCGATCCCGCATGAGCAGATCGATGCGTTTGAGCCGATCGTAAAATCGATCAGCGATGATCCCGAATTGCAGCGCCAATACATGGCGTGGGGCGAGAGTCGTACGAACTTTCTGAATAAGCTCTCGGACAAAGAGAGCGATGCGGTGAAGCACGGCTGGCAGCGCGATTATTTTCGCGGGCGAACGCCAGAGGGCCACGTCGCGCCAGACAGCCATATAAATCGCAGACGCCTCAAGCCGCCGCGCAAAGCCGGACCCGGCGAATAG
- a CDS encoding bacteriophage protein gp37: protein MRWNVEAENSRQRPRVFCASMADVFEDRRDLDVHRERLWLLIDSTPHLDWLLLTKRPQNVAALAPWGTRWPENVWLGATIENQKVADERMDDLAAIPARVRFVSAEPLLSALDLRHWLGPKVHWVITGGESGGKARPPNPTWFRSLRDQCQERGAAFHFKQWGEWVPASASANGGRVQSRIVTDGAIMLRLGKKAAGRELDGRTWDELPTTKRTKPSRSSTTSPKAGEPSRRSSASKLLSGPKAKRA, encoded by the coding sequence TTGCGCTGGAACGTTGAAGCGGAGAACTCACGTCAACGCCCGCGCGTGTTCTGTGCAAGCATGGCTGATGTCTTCGAAGATCGTCGTGACCTCGACGTGCATCGCGAGCGTCTTTGGCTGCTGATCGATTCCACGCCGCATCTTGATTGGCTGCTTTTGACAAAGCGGCCGCAGAACGTCGCCGCTTTGGCGCCCTGGGGGACGCGCTGGCCTGAAAATGTCTGGCTCGGCGCCACGATCGAGAATCAGAAGGTCGCTGACGAACGCATGGACGATCTCGCGGCCATTCCTGCGCGCGTCCGTTTTGTCTCCGCCGAACCCCTGTTGAGCGCGCTGGACTTGCGGCACTGGCTTGGGCCGAAGGTTCACTGGGTCATTACCGGTGGTGAGAGTGGCGGCAAAGCCAGGCCCCCGAACCCGACCTGGTTTCGATCTCTCCGTGACCAGTGCCAAGAACGGGGCGCCGCGTTTCACTTCAAGCAATGGGGCGAATGGGTGCCGGCGTCAGCGTCTGCAAATGGCGGGCGGGTTCAATCCCGCATCGTTACCGATGGCGCTATAATGCTGCGACTCGGCAAGAAGGCGGCCGGGCGAGAGCTGGACGGCCGCACATGGGACGAACTGCCGACGACAAAGCGGACGAAACCAAGCCGCTCTTCGACGACCTCCCCGAAAGCCGGAGAGCCAAGTCGAAGATCATCCGCGTCGAAGCTCCTGTCTGGACCGAAAGCAAAGCGCGCCTAA
- a CDS encoding 2-octaprenyl-3-methyl-6-methoxy-1,4-benzoquinol hydroxylase, producing the protein MSLAQFDADVLIGGGSLVGQTLALALNQAGASVIVVDAAKPSETLAADFDGRAFAIAFSSYRMWRALGLADMLDPVAQPIAEIMVTDGALGGGGRKGGPSLLHLHFDGAELNADGEPLGLMLEARHVRLALDKGVKAQPAIQMIQPMSINAIERDAAGVTVTLADGKSLRSRLLVGADGRRSFVRPWAGIRTIGWDYPVTAIVATIAHDKPHGGVAHEYFLPNGPFAILPLKGERSNIVWAEPRAAADVLLKMPKADFLAELRRRFGDHLGALDLEGPRFGYPLSLQLAERMIDTRVALAGDSAHGIHPLAGQGLNLGLKDCAALAECVADGMSLGLDPGEVSVLERYQRWRRFDNVSMALGMEFFDKMFSNSVPPLRIARRLGLAAVNAAGPARRFFMKYAGGAAGDLPKLLKGESLAA; encoded by the coding sequence ATGAGCCTCGCCCAGTTTGACGCGGATGTCCTGATCGGTGGCGGCAGCCTCGTTGGCCAGACCTTGGCGTTGGCTTTGAACCAGGCCGGCGCTTCGGTGATTGTGGTCGATGCGGCCAAGCCGTCTGAAACGCTGGCCGCCGATTTTGACGGCCGCGCGTTCGCGATCGCGTTTTCGTCCTACCGCATGTGGCGCGCGCTCGGGCTGGCGGACATGCTCGATCCTGTCGCGCAGCCGATCGCCGAAATCATGGTCACCGATGGTGCGTTGGGTGGTGGCGGCCGCAAGGGCGGGCCGTCGCTGCTGCATTTGCATTTCGACGGCGCGGAGCTGAACGCGGACGGCGAACCGCTTGGGCTGATGCTTGAGGCGCGCCACGTGCGCCTGGCGTTGGACAAGGGCGTGAAGGCCCAACCAGCGATCCAAATGATCCAGCCGATGTCGATCAACGCCATCGAGCGTGACGCGGCCGGCGTGACGGTGACGCTGGCGGATGGCAAAAGCTTGCGCTCGCGTTTGTTGGTGGGCGCCGATGGCCGCCGCTCCTTCGTGCGGCCGTGGGCGGGCATTCGCACGATCGGCTGGGATTATCCGGTGACCGCAATCGTCGCCACCATCGCACACGACAAACCGCATGGCGGCGTCGCGCATGAGTACTTTTTGCCGAACGGCCCCTTTGCGATTTTGCCGCTAAAGGGTGAGCGTTCGAACATCGTATGGGCCGAGCCGCGCGCAGCCGCGGACGTGTTGCTCAAAATGCCGAAGGCGGACTTCCTCGCGGAATTGCGCCGCCGCTTCGGCGATCATTTGGGCGCGCTAGACCTGGAAGGTCCGCGTTTTGGCTATCCGCTGTCGCTGCAATTGGCGGAGCGCATGATCGATACGCGCGTGGCGCTCGCAGGCGATAGCGCCCACGGCATTCACCCGCTCGCGGGGCAGGGTTTGAATCTGGGCTTGAAGGATTGCGCGGCCTTGGCCGAATGTGTCGCGGACGGCATGAGCCTAGGGCTCGATCCGGGCGAAGTCAGCGTGCTGGAGCGCTACCAACGCTGGCGGCGCTTCGACAATGTGTCGATGGCTTTAGGCATGGAATTCTTCGACAAGATGTTTTCGAACTCCGTCCCGCCTTTGCGCATCGCGCGACGGTTGGGATTGGCCGCGGTGAACGCGGCGGGCCCGGCGCGGCGCTTTTTCATGAAGTACGCCGGCGGCGCCGCGGGCGATCTGCCGAAATTGCTCAAGGGCGAAAGCTTGGCGGCTTAA
- a CDS encoding hypothetical protein (FIG028220) — translation MSATHTLERPWPTDLVFERESKTLSATFDDGATYEIPFELLRVESPSAEARGHGGGVERPLIVGKARVGVVRAEPVGRYAVRIVFDDGHDTGLYSWDFLYELGRDKERLFKEYRARVSAREVHPEA, via the coding sequence ATGAGCGCGACGCACACGCTTGAGCGCCCCTGGCCGACCGACCTCGTGTTTGAGCGTGAGAGCAAAACTTTGAGCGCGACCTTCGACGACGGCGCGACATACGAGATTCCGTTTGAGTTGCTGCGTGTCGAGAGCCCCTCTGCGGAAGCGCGCGGACATGGGGGCGGCGTGGAACGGCCCTTGATCGTTGGCAAAGCGCGCGTTGGCGTGGTTCGCGCCGAGCCGGTGGGGCGCTATGCGGTGCGGATCGTGTTCGATGACGGCCACGACACCGGCCTCTATTCGTGGGACTTCCTCTACGAACTCGGTCGCGACAAAGAGCGCCTTTTCAAGGAATACCGCGCGCGCGTATCGGCGCGCGAGGTCCACCCAGAAGCCTGA
- a CDS encoding polyketide cyclase, producing the protein MASIVLEEVIAAAPERAWSALADFANAHRAFAGVLTDCRLESDDVRVATFANGQQVRERLIGIDHDRRRIAYSALSFAHHNATFEVAAAGSGSRVIWSCDLLPNEAATQVRALMEAGLAAVKRNLA; encoded by the coding sequence ATGGCGTCTATCGTTCTGGAAGAAGTGATCGCCGCAGCCCCGGAGCGGGCGTGGTCCGCCCTTGCGGACTTCGCCAATGCGCATCGGGCCTTCGCCGGCGTGCTGACCGATTGTCGTTTGGAGAGCGACGATGTGCGCGTTGCGACATTCGCCAATGGGCAACAAGTGCGCGAACGCTTGATCGGCATCGATCATGACCGCCGCCGAATCGCCTATTCCGCGCTCAGCTTCGCCCATCACAATGCAACGTTTGAAGTCGCCGCCGCCGGGAGCGGCAGTCGCGTCATTTGGAGTTGCGACCTGCTGCCGAACGAAGCGGCGACACAGGTGCGGGCGTTGATGGAGGCGGGACTGGCGGCGGTGAAGCGTAACTTGGCTTAG
- a CDS encoding uncharacterized protein (similar to the N-terminal domain of Lon protease), producing MSQWGYRKAADLPQTIALFPLPSAILFPRGVLPLNIFEPRYLNMVDDALSGDRLIGMIQPAVGDENSPNPALSEVGTVGRITTFSETDDGRYLITLTGVCRFRISRELTSGAPYRQAIVTFEEFGADLYMPKAGIDRERLREALERYVDIHGLQTDWSAVDEAAPETLVNACAVLCPFDPPAKQALLEAPSLAERCDALIALLEWSTDSGEGRMQ from the coding sequence ATGAGCCAGTGGGGATACCGCAAAGCTGCGGATCTGCCGCAGACGATCGCGCTGTTTCCGCTGCCGAGCGCGATCCTGTTTCCGCGCGGGGTGCTGCCGCTCAACATCTTTGAGCCGCGCTATCTCAACATGGTCGATGACGCGTTATCGGGCGATCGCTTGATCGGCATGATCCAACCGGCGGTCGGCGATGAAAATTCGCCGAACCCAGCGCTTTCGGAGGTCGGCACCGTTGGCCGGATAACGACCTTCTCTGAAACCGATGACGGCCGTTACCTGATCACGCTCACCGGCGTGTGCCGATTTCGGATCTCACGCGAGCTCACCAGCGGCGCGCCATATCGCCAAGCGATCGTGACGTTCGAGGAGTTCGGCGCTGACCTATACATGCCCAAAGCCGGCATCGACCGGGAGCGTTTGCGCGAAGCTTTGGAACGCTACGTGGATATCCACGGTCTCCAGACCGATTGGTCCGCCGTCGACGAGGCGGCGCCGGAAACGCTTGTGAACGCATGCGCGGTGCTCTGCCCGTTCGATCCGCCAGCCAAGCAGGCTTTGCTGGAAGCGCCGTCCCTTGCAGAGCGTTGCGACGCACTCATCGCGCTCCTTGAGTGGAGCACCGACAGCGGCGAAGGCCGCATGCAATGA
- a CDS encoding ammonium transporter codes for MKLREFMWRAAPVALGVGALLVPALAFAQEAAPAAAVAGAVAEVAPALVEAPAQTVDKADTAWMMVSTVLVLLMIIPGLALFYSGLVRTKNALSVLMQVGIVTVIGMIMYALVGYSLAFTTGPTAFLDQFIGGTARFFLMDGADGSDLADNLVATFSTGVYLPELVFVVFQMTFACITAALVLGGLAERVKFIGVVVFAILWPLLVYYPMAHMVWWWPGPDAVAVGAANDPDFAVVGGFIWNFGALDFAGGTVVHINSGIAALVGAIILGPRAGYKKEPMPPHSLMMVLIGTGLLWFGWFGFNAGSNLESNYYSVLAMANTFLATAAAGFSWVLFEQITKGRASLLGLCSGIVAGLVAVTPAAGFAGPMGAIVLGLVVSPISLLACSAIKNALGYDDALDVFGIHGVGGIVGALATGLLVNPDWGGAGIVDYTTCAADGDISTCDALAYSAGTQVLAQAKGVLTTILWSGIGSAIVWGVLRVLGLLRVSKDVEQEGLDISEHGEAAYHA; via the coding sequence ATGAAACTCAGAGAATTCATGTGGCGCGCCGCGCCAGTCGCGCTGGGGGTGGGCGCTTTGCTCGTCCCGGCGTTGGCGTTCGCGCAAGAGGCAGCGCCCGCCGCGGCGGTCGCGGGAGCCGTCGCTGAAGTCGCCCCGGCGCTCGTCGAAGCGCCTGCGCAGACCGTGGATAAGGCAGACACGGCTTGGATGATGGTGTCCACGGTCCTCGTTCTGCTGATGATCATCCCGGGGCTCGCGCTCTTCTACTCGGGCTTGGTGCGCACCAAGAACGCGCTGTCGGTGCTGATGCAGGTGGGCATCGTCACCGTCATCGGCATGATCATGTACGCGCTTGTTGGCTACAGCCTGGCCTTCACCACTGGCCCCACCGCGTTCCTTGATCAATTCATCGGCGGCACGGCGCGCTTCTTCCTGATGGATGGGGCGGACGGCTCCGATCTCGCCGACAATCTCGTCGCGACGTTCTCGACCGGTGTTTATCTGCCGGAACTCGTCTTCGTCGTGTTCCAGATGACATTCGCGTGCATCACGGCTGCGCTCGTGCTCGGCGGTCTGGCTGAGCGCGTGAAATTCATAGGCGTGGTCGTGTTCGCGATCCTGTGGCCGTTGCTCGTGTATTATCCGATGGCGCACATGGTCTGGTGGTGGCCCGGCCCGGACGCTGTCGCCGTCGGCGCCGCGAACGATCCAGATTTCGCCGTCGTTGGCGGCTTTATCTGGAATTTCGGCGCCCTCGACTTCGCTGGCGGCACCGTCGTCCACATCAACTCGGGTATCGCCGCACTTGTTGGCGCCATCATTCTCGGACCGCGCGCCGGCTACAAGAAAGAGCCGATGCCGCCGCACTCGTTGATGATGGTGCTGATCGGTACGGGTCTGCTCTGGTTCGGTTGGTTCGGTTTCAACGCCGGCTCCAACCTTGAGAGCAATTATTACTCGGTGCTCGCCATGGCGAACACGTTCCTCGCCACGGCCGCCGCGGGCTTCTCGTGGGTGCTGTTCGAGCAAATCACAAAGGGCCGCGCGAGCTTGCTCGGTCTGTGCTCGGGCATCGTCGCGGGCCTTGTCGCGGTGACGCCAGCGGCCGGCTTCGCTGGCCCAATGGGCGCAATCGTGCTCGGCCTCGTCGTCTCGCCCATCAGCTTGCTCGCCTGCTCGGCGATCAAGAACGCGCTCGGCTACGACGATGCGCTTGACGTGTTCGGCATCCACGGCGTCGGCGGCATCGTCGGCGCGCTCGCGACCGGCCTGCTCGTCAATCCCGATTGGGGTGGCGCGGGCATTGTCGATTACACGACCTGCGCGGCGGATGGCGACATCTCGACCTGTGACGCGCTCGCCTACAGCGCCGGCACGCAAGTGTTGGCGCAGGCCAAGGGCGTGCTCACCACCATCCTCTGGTCTGGAATCGGCAGTGCGATCGTCTGGGGCGTGTTGCGGGTGCTGGGTCTGCTGCGTGTGTCCAAGGACGTCGAGCAAGAAGGCCTCGACATCTCCGAACACGGCGAAGCGGCCTACCACGCCTAA